A stretch of DNA from Nocardioides sp. Arc9.136:
GAGGCGGACCCCGAGGACCTGCAGATCGTCGACGGCGTCGTCTCGGTCAAGGGCTCCCCGGGCACCTCGATCAGCCTGGGCACGGTCGCGGTGCTGTCCAACCCGCTGCGCTACGCCTTCGACGAGGCGTCGAAGGCCGCGACGCAGTTCTCGGTCGGCGACGCCACCAAGCCGCCGGTCGCCGAGGACGACGAGCCGGGCCTGGAGGGCAAGGACTTCTACTCGCCGATCCGCTCGACCTTCGCCTCCGGCATGCACGCCGTGATCGTCGAGACCGACCCCGACACCGCCGAGATCACGATCCTCAAGTACGCCGTCGTCCACGACTGCGGCACGGTCATCAACCCGATGATCGTCGAGGGCCAGATCCACGGCGGCGTCGCCCAGGGAGTCGGCGGGGCGCTCTACGAGAAGATGGCCTACGACGAGTCCGGCCAGCTGCTCAACGCGTCCTTCATGGACTTCCTGATGCCCTACGTCACCGAGGTCCCGGACTCGATCGAGATCGACCACCTCGAGACCCCGTCCCCGCTCAACCCCCTGGGCATCAAGGGCGCCGGCGAGGCCGGCGTCATCCCCGGGTCGGCCGCCATCGCGGCCGCCATCGAGGACGCCGAGGGGCTCCCCATCACCGCCATGCCGATCTCGCCCTCGGAGCTCTTCGAGCTCCGGGCGAGGCACGCCTCGGCCACCACGACTCCTGAGGAGAACCGATGAAGATCGCCGGCCAGAACACCATCGCCGCCCCCGTCGAGAAGGTGTGGGAGGCGCTGCTGGACCCCCGCGTCCTCGTCGCCACCATCCCCGGGTGCGAGCAGCTGCAGACCACCGGTGAGAACGCGTACGCGATGACCGTCAGCGCGGGCGTCGCCGCGATCAAGGGCACCTACAACGGTGCCTGCACGCTCTCGGACCTGCAGCAGCACGAGTCGCTCACCATGGGCCTCAAGGGCGCCGGTGCGCCGGGCACGATCGACGCCACCGTCGGCGTGACCTTCGCCGGCGAGGGCGACCAGACCGTCCTGAGCTACGAGGCCGACGCGGTGGTCGGCGGCATGATCGGCGGCGTCGGCCAGCGGATGCTGACCAGCGTCTCGCGCCGGATGGCCGCGGAGTTCTTCGGCAACGTCGAGAAGGTCATCGCCGAGGGCCTCCCGAGCGAGGCGCCCGCCGCTGCCGCTCCTGCGGCCGCCGGCGAGGCCCCCGCCGTGGCTGCGGCCGGCGGAGCCCCCGCCGAGCAGGCGGTCTTCGCGCCCGCGCCGAAGGCGAGCCGGGTCCCCGCCGCCGGCGGCGACCAGTCGTTCCTCGCCGGGGTCGCCCTCGGCGGCGCGCTGGTGCTCGCCGGCGTGGTCGTGGGCGGGCTGCTGGGCCGTCGCCGATGACCTCGGTCGCCTCGACCGCCCGGGAGATGGCCGCGGCGGTGCGCCGGCGCGAGATCTCCGCGCGCGAGCTGCTCGACCTGCACCTGGACCGGATCGCCGAGCGCAACCCCGAGCTCAACGCGATCGTCTCGCTCGACGAGGAACGGGCCCGCCAGGGCGCCGCCGCGGCCGACGAGGCGCTGGCCGGCGGCGCGGAGGTCGGCCCGCTGCACGGGCTGCCGTTCGCCTTCAAGGACACCCACGCCGTGGGCGGGTGGCGCACGACGTACGGCTCGACGCTGCGCGCGGACCACGTGCCCGACCGCGACGAGCTGCTCGTGGAGCGGGTGCGCGGGGCCGGTGCGGTGACGATCGGCAAGACCAACGTGCCGGAGTTCGCGGCCGGGTCGCACACGTTCAACAAGGTCTTCGGCACCACGCTGAACCCGGTCGACCCGAGCCGGTCCGCCGGCGGGTCGAGCGGTGGCGCGGCGTGCGCGCTGGCCTCGGGCATGGTGCCGCTCGCCGACGGCTCGGACATGGGCGGCTCGCTGCGCAACCCGGCGTCGTTCTGCGGGGTCGTCGGCATGCGCCCGAGCCTGGGCCGGGTGCCGGAGTGGCCGCTGTACAACCAGTGGGAGACCACCTCGGTCGGCGGCCCGATGGCCCGCAACGTCGCGGACCTGGCGCTGCTGCTCTCGGTGTTGGCCGGCCCGGACGCCCGGGCCCCGCAGGCGCTGGGGGACCCGGGCGCGACGTTCGCCGACCCCCGGCCGGCGTCGCTGGGCGGCCTGCGGGTGGCGCTCAGCACCGACCTCGGCGGCGCGTTCGAGGTCGACCACGAGGTCGCGGCGGTCGTCGAGGCCGCCGGCCGCTCGCTCGCCTCGGCGGGCGCCGCGGTCTCGGGCGCCCACCCCGACCTCGGCCTGGCCGAGGACACCTTCCGCACGCTGCGTGCCTGGCACTTCCAGGCCAAGCTCGGCCCGCTGCTCGCCGAGCACCCGGAGGCGTTCAAGCCGTCGCTGGCCGACAACATCCGGGCGGGGGAGTCGCTCACCGGCGCGGACGTCGCCCGGGCCTACGCCCAGCGCACCGCGCTGTCGGAGACGATGCGGGAGTTCTTCGGCTCCTACGACGTGCTGGTGCTGCCGGTCTCGCAGGTGCCGCCGTTCCCGGCGGACCAGGAGTTCCCCTCCGACATCAACGGCCGGCCGATGGAGACCTACCTGGACTGGATGCGGTCGGCGTACTTCATCACCGTCACCGGCTGCCCGGCCATCTCGGTCCCCGCCGGCACCACCCGCGACGGCCTCCCCGTCGGCGTCCAGCTCGTCGCCCCCCACGGCGCCGACCTGCGGCTGCTCGAGGTCGCCCGCGCCGTCGAGGAGCTCGTCGCCCCCTGACCAGCGGGCGGGCTCCGTTGGTCGAGCAGGGAGGCGCGCCAGCGCCGAGCGTCGTCGAGACCCGGTGAGGTGCCCACGGCGCTGGGGACGCTCACGGGGTCTCGACGACGGCTCGCTGGCGCTCGCCTGCTCGACCAGCGGTACGCCGGAAGACGGTCGCCGGGTCTCGACGACGGCTCGCTAGGGCTCGCCTGCTCGACCAGCGGGCGGCTCTGTTGGTCGAGCAGGGAGGCGCGCCAGCGCCGAGCGTCGTCGAGATCCGGTGAGGTGCCCACGGTGCTGGGGACGGTCGCGGGGTCTCGACGACGGCTCGCCAGGGCTCGCCTGCTCGACCAGCGGTACGCCGGACGACGGTCGCCGGGTCTCGACGACGGCTCGCCGGGGCTCGCCTGCTCGACCAGCGGTACGCCGTCGGCAGGGTCTGCCGACGATCCGCCGATCTGTCGGCAGAAGATGACGTCGTCCGGGGTCCCTCCCGGTGAGTTGAATGTCCGTCATGACAGCAAGGCGGATGAGGATCGGCATCGACACCGGCGGCACGTTCACCGACGTCGTGGCCTTCGACGAGGACAGCGGTGCGGTGGTCACCACCAAGACCCCGAGCACGCCGGCGAACCCGGCCGACGGGTTCCTGGCCGGCATCGACAAGGTGCTGGACCTTGCCGGGGCGAGCTTCGACGACGTCGTCGCGGTCAGCCACGGCACGACGGTCGCGACCAACCAGCTGCTCGAGGGCAAGGTCGACGCGCTCGGCTTCGTGACCACCGAGGGCTACGAGGCGATGCTCGAGATCGCCCGCCAGTCGGTGCCCGACGGCTACGGCAACTCCTACTTCTGGGTCAAGCCCGACCGGATCGTCCCCCGCGACATGGTCAAGGGGGTCGGCGGTCGCCTCGACCACACCGGCGCGGAGATCCGCCCCTTCGACGAGGACGGCGCCCGCCGCGTCGCCCGCTGGTTCAAGGACCAGGGCATCGACACCCTCGGCGTGTGCTTCCTGCACGCCTACGCCAACCCGGCGCACGAGGAGCGGATGCGCGAGATCCTCGCCGAGGAGCACCCCGACGCGGTCGTGTCGATCTCCAGCGAGGTGCTGCGCGAGTACCGCGAGTACGAGCGCTCGATGACCACCCTCGTCGACGCCGCGGTGAAGCCGAAGCTCTCCCGCTACGTCAACAACATCAAGGACCGCCTGGCCGGCCAGAGCGGCCGCACCATCCCGTTCTACGTGATGAAGTCCAACGGCGGTGTGCTCTCGGCCGACGAGGTCGTGCACCAGCCGATCACCACCGTGCTCTCCGGCCCGGCCGCGGGCGCGCTCGGCGCGGCCCTGATCGCGAAGGTCGCCGGCTTCGACCGCGTGCTGACCTCCGACGGCGGCGGCACCTCGACCGACGTCTCCGTCGTGATCGACGGCGAGCCCACGCTGACCACCGAGGGCAGCGTCGGCGTCTACCCCTCCAAGATCCCGATGATCGACGTCGTCACCGTCGGTGCCGGCGGCGGCTCGATCGCCTGGCTCTCCCCCGAGGGCACCCTCAAGGTCGGTCCGCACTCGGCCGGCGCCGACCCGGGCCCGATCTGCTACCGCAAGGGCGGCAGCGAGGTCACGATCACCGACGCGCACGTCTTCCTCGGCCGGATCCCCCCGCACCTGCTCGGCGGCGAGATCCCGCTCGACGTCGACTCCGCCTCCTCGGCGATCCAGGAGCTGGCCGGCAAGCTCGGCATCACGCCGGAGGCCTGCGCCACCGGCATCCTGGAGATCTCGGCGTGGAACCAGGCGAACGCCCTGCGCCAGGTCACCGTCAAGCGCGGCCTCGACGTCCGCGACTTCACGCTCACGACGTTCGGCGGCTCCGGCTCGCTGCTGCTGTGCCGCCTGATGGACATCCTCGGCGTCCCGACCGTCCTCGTCCCGCCGAACCCGGGCAACGTCTCGGCGTTCGGCCTGCTCACCGTGGACGTCAAGAACGACTACGTGCAGACCCACGTCGCGCTCCAGGACGACCTCGACCCGGCCGTCCTCCAGCGCGAGTACGACGTGCTCACCGAGCGCGCCGCCGCGGCGCTCGCCAAGGAGGGCTTCGACCCCGAGCAGCACGTGTTCGTGCGCACCGCCGACGTGCGCTACTTCGGCCAGGCCTTCGAGGTCCGGGTCACGGTGCCCGAGGGCCCGGTGACCGCGGAGACGCTGGCCGCGGTGGCCGAGCGGTTCCACGCCGAGCACCACACGCTCTACGGCTACGACTTCGCGCAGGACCCGACCCAGCAGGTCGAGGTCGTCAACCTGCGCGTCTCCGGCGTCGGCCCGATCCGCCGCCCGGAGATCCCCAAGGCCCCGACCGACAAGGCGACCCCGGAGCAGACCGGCACCCGCCAGGTCTGCTTCGACGCCGACGCCGGGTACGTCGAGACGCCGGTCTACTGGCGCCCCGACCTGCCCGCCGGCCAGGTGCTCGCCGGCCCGGTGATCATCGAGGAGTTCGGCTCGACCGTGCCCATCCACCCCGGCTTCACCGCCCGGGTCGACGACTACGCCAACATCGTGGTGACGAGGAGCGACGCATGACCACCGACACCCACCCGGGCACCTTCGCCGGTGCTCCGGACCTCGGCAGCCGCCGGGCCCCGACGCAGTTCCCCTTCGGCCCGCTGACCGACGACGCCGGTCGCGGCGCGGACCCGGTCCTCGTCGAGATCGTGCAGGGCTCGCTCGCCGCGGTCGAGCACGAGGTCGAGACGGCCATCGCGCGGACCAGCCGCAGCCCGATGATCCGCGACGCGCACGACTTCCGCGCCGGCATCCACGACCGGAAGCTGCGCAAGCTCACCGGCCGGTCGTACTCCGCCCTGGTGCACCCGGTCGCGCGTGACTTCCCGATCGAGGACATGAAGGAGGGTGACGTCTTCTTCCACAACGACGTCTACCTCTCCGAGGGCGGGATCGGCCACCTCCCCGACCTCTGCGTCACCGTGCCGGTCTTCGCCGGCCCGGAGGGCGAGCGTCGCGTGGTCGCCTTCGTCCAGGCCTTCGGCCACCACGACGACATCGGCGGCGCGGTGCCGGGCTCGATGCCCTCGCACGCCACCAGCGTCTACGAGGAGGGCCTCGCGGTCCCCCCGATCAAGCTGTGGGACGCCGGCGTCCCCAACCGGTCCGCCCTGGCGATCATGACCCGCAACTCCCGCATGCCGGAGTCGCTGGCCGCCGACCTCGACGCCGAGTGCTCGGCGTGCCTGATGGGCGCCCGCCGGCTCGGCGAGCTCTTCGACCGGTACGGCGTGGAGACCGTCGAGGCCTGCTTCGACGCGATCATCGACCGCTCGACCGAGACCTACCGGCGCGAGATCCTCTCCAAGATCCCGGTCGGGACCTGGACCTGGGAGGACTACGCCGAGCACGACGGCGTCGACGACCCGCAGCTGCACACCCAGCGGATCACCCTGACCCGCACCGCGGCCGACGACCCCGACGGCGAGCGCCTGGTGCTCGACTTTGCGGGCACCGGCCCGCAGGCCAAGGGCCCGATCAACCACTGCGGTGACTACTCCGACGGCGTCTTCCTCAAGAAGTGGCTCGCGCCGATCCTGCGCAACCTCGCCGACACCCCCGAGCGGATGGCCGAGCTCGACGTCAACGAGGGCGTCGTGCCGCTCATCGAGATGCGCTTCCCGGAGCCGGGCACGCTGCTGACGCCGGTCTTCCCGGCGCCGACGAACGCCCGCACGTTCGTGATCCTGCGCCTGCTCGGCGTGCTCGCCGGCGTGATCGCCAAGGCGGTCGACGGCAAGATGCCGGCCGACCAGGAGACGATCCGCTACACCGGCGTGTACGGCGAGGACCTCGAGGGCCGTCCGTACCTCATGCGCGAGGTCCTCGGCGGCGGCTCGGGCGGTCGCTACTACGCCGACGGCGAGGACACCATCCACGTCGTCCCCGACAGCCGGAACCTCCCGACGGAGTTCACCGAGTCGCGGTTCCCGTTCCTCGTGGAGTCGCTCAGCCTCGCCGTCGACTCCGGCGGCGCCGGCCAGTTCCGCGGCGGCCTGGGCTACGAGAAGCACATCCGCATGCTCAAGGACGCGCACTTCATGTCCATCGCGGACCGCTCGATCCTGGCCTGCTGGGGCGTCAAGGGCGGCAAGGCGGGCACGCCGTTCCAGGTCACCATCGACCCCGACGGCCCGAACGAGCGCGAGGTCGACGCGCTCGCCGACTCCGAGCCGGTGAAGGCGGGGGAGACCATCCGCATCCGCACCACCGGTGGTGGCGGCTGGGGCAACCCGCTGGACCGCGACCCCGAGCTCGTCGTGCGCGACGTGCGCTGGCGCAAGGTCTCCCCGGCCGCGGCGCTCGCCGACTACGGCGTGGTGCTGACCGGCTCGGTCGACGACGACACGCTGTCGTACGACGCCGAGGCGACCACCGCGGAGCGCGCGGGCCGGCCGGAGCCGGTCGACGCGTTCTTCGACCGGGGCCCGGGCTACGGCACCCTCGCCGGTGGCGCCGCCTCGGCCGAGGTCGACCACCTCTGAGGCAGGACCCGATGCACGTCGCCGTCCTCGGCGGGAACGGCAAGACCGGTCGCGCCGTGGGCGCGGCCCTGGCCCGGGCGGGTGCCACCGCGCACCCCCTGGGCCGGGCCGCGTCCGGCGACCTCCCGGCGGCGCTCGCCGGGGCCGACGCCGTCCACGTCATCGCGCCGAACCTCCACCCCGACGAGCCGGCGTACGTCGCCACCGTGCTCGACGCCGCGGTCGCCGCGGGGGTCGACCGGGTGGTCCACCACTCGGTCGCCTCGCCGTACGCCCCCGCCATGCCGCACCACCTCCGCAAGGCCGTCGCCGAGGACCTCGTGCGGCGCTCCGGGCTGCGCTGGACGATCCTGCAGCCCTGCGCCTACGTGCAGAACTTCGTGCCTGCGCTGCGGTCGGGCGGGGACCTCGAGGTGCCGTACGCCGTCGACACGCCGTTCGGGCTGGTCGACCTGCACGACGTCGCCGAGGCCACCGCGGCGGTGCTGACGACCGACGGGCACGCGGGTGCGACGTACGAGCTCGGCGGCCCGGCGCTGGTGAGCGTCGCCGACGTCGCCGCCGCTGCCGCCGACGTGCTCGGCCGGCCGGTGGCGGCGCGCCGCACCGATCCGGAGGCGTGGCGGGGCGAGGGGCTCGACGCCCGCGAGCAGGAGTGGCTGCGGGCGATGTTCGCCTACTACGACCGGCACGGCCTGCCGACCGGGCCGCTGCCGCTGGCCGCGCTGCTCGGGCGGGAGGGCCGGGCGCCCACCTCCCTGCGGGCCGCGCTGGCCCGCGACCTCGCTGGCACAAGTTGACAGCGCTCGCGGGTCGCGTCGGCGGATCCGCACGATGAACGAGGGTGAGCCCACTCACTAGGTTCGACGCATGAGACTTCTCCTCGCGCTGGGCGGCAACGCGATGACCTCCCCGGACGGCAGCGCCCGTCCGGAGGACCAGATCGCCGCCGCCGAGAAGGCGATGGAGGCCGTCGCCGACCTGGTCGCCGAAGGTGTCGACGTCATCGTCACCCACGGCAACGGACCCCAGGTGGGCAACCTCCTCGTCAAGAACGAAGTGGCCGCGCACGTGGTGCCCCCGGTCCCGCTGGACTGGTGCGGCGCGCAGACGCAGGGCACCATCGGCGACATCCTGGTCAACGCCCTCGACCGCGCCCTCGGCCGCCGGGGGATCGACCGGCCCTCGGCCGCGTTGGTGACCCGCACCCGCGTCGACGCCGACGACCCGGCGTTCCAGAAGCCGAGCAAGCCCGTCGGGCGCTACCTGCCCGAGGACGAGGCGCGCCGGATGATGGAGCACGGCGAGACCTGGGAGGACCGCGGCGAGCGCGGCTGGCGCCGGGTCGTGGCCTCGCCCGAGCCGCTCGAGGTCATCGACGCCCCCGCGGTCGTCGCCCTCTCCGACGCCGGCTTCGTCGTCGTCGCCAACGGCGGCGGCGGCATCCCGACGGTACGCCGCGACGACGGCTCGCTCGCCGGCGTCGAGGCCGTCATCGACAAGGACCTCGGCGCCGCGCTCCTGGCGCGCGCGATCGAGGTCGACATGCTCGTGATCGCCACCGACGTGGCGCACGCCGTCCTCGCCTTCGGCACCCCCGAGGCCGAGGACATCGGCGAGGTCACGCTGTCCCAGATGCGTGAGCACGCCGCCGCCGGCCACTTCGCCGGCGGCTCCATGGGCCCGAAGGTCGACGCCGTCTGCCGGTTCGTCGAGCACTCCGGCCGGCCCGGTGTCATCACCGACCTCGGCACCATCGTCGCAGCCGCCAACCGCACCGCTGGGACGATCGTCGTCCCCGACCGAAAGGAAGCCTGACCCATGCCTTCTGCCATCGAGGTCCGCAAGGTCCCGATCCACTCCGTCGCCGACGCCTCGGAGCTGGCCAAGCTCATCGACGGGGGCGTCTTCGCCGCCGACCGCGTCATCGCGATCATCGGCAAGACCGAGGGCAACGGCGGTGTGAACGACTACACCCGGATCATCGCCGACCGTGCGTTCCGCGAGGTGCTCGTCGAGAAGGGCGCCCCGGCCGACCAGGTCAAGCAGGTCCCGATCGTGTGGTCCGGCGGCACCGACGGCGTGATCAGCCCCCACGCCACCATCTTCGCGACCGTGGACGTCCCCGAGGACGACCCGACCCGCCAGGAGCAGCGCCTCACGGTGGGCTTCGCGATGAGCGAGGCGATCCTCCCGGAGGAGATCGGCTACACCGCGATGATCAAGAAGGTCGCCGACGGCGTGAAGGTCGCCATGGAGCGCGCCGGCATCAGCGACCCCAAGGACGTCCACTACGTCCAGACCAAGACCCCGCTGCTGACCATCCACACCATCCGCGACGCCCACAGCCGCGGCAAGGAGGTGTGGACCGAGCACACCCACGAGTCCATGGACCTCTCCAACGGCGTCACCGGCCTCGGCATCGCGGTCGCCCTCGGCGAGATCGACATGCCCTCCGACGAGGACGTCATGAAGAACCGCGACCTCTACTCCTCGGTCGCCTCCTGCTCCTCCGGCGTCGAGCTCGACCAGGCCCAGATCGTCGTCGTCGGCAACGCCACCGGCGTCGGCGGCCGCTACCGCATCGGCCACTCGGTGATGAACGACGCCCTCGACCAGGACGGCATCTGGGCCGCCATCAAGGACGCCGGCCTCGACCTCCCCGAGCGCCCGCACCACACCGACCTCGACGGCAAGCTCGTCAACGTCTTCCTCAAGTGCGAGGTCTCCGGCGACGGCCAGGTCCGCGGCCGCCGCAACGCCATGCTCGACGACTCCGACGTGCACTGGCACCGCCAGATCAAGTCCTGCGTCGGCGGCGTGACCGCCGCGGTCACCGGCGACCCGGCCGTGTTCGTCTCGGTCTCCGCCGCCCACCAGGGCCCCGACGGCGGCGGCCCGGTCGCCGCGATCGTCGACCTCGGCTGACGGCTGCTGCCGGCTCCTGACCGGCTGACCCGCGCACGCGGCGTACGCGAAGGGCCCGACCGATCCGGTCGGGCCCTTCGTCGTGCTCGTGGGTCTGGGTCGGGGTTCGGGTGGGCCGGGCTCAGTGGCGCGGATCGGGATAGTCACGGACGTTTCTGCCCTCCGGTGGGTCCGTGAGGGGCAGGAACGTCCGTGACGATCCCGCCACGGAGGCTCGACGCCAGAGGCAGCGCCAGCGGCGAGCCGGCCCGGGGCCTCAGGCCTCGTCGAGCCAGGCGCGCACGGCGTCGTTGTGCTGGCCGAGGGTGGGCGGGGCCTGGTGGGTCTCGCGGCCGCCGGAGTGGGCGTTGTCGTCGAAGCGGAGCGGCGAGCCGGGCAGCTGGACCGGGCCGAGGGTGGGGTGGTCGACGTCGAGGAGCAGGCCCTGGGAGAGGGTCTGGTCCCACGAGTAGACGTCGTCGAGCGAGCGCACCTTGCCCGCGGGGACGCCGGCGGCGTCGAGGCGGGCGAGGACGGTCTCGGCGTCGAGGTCGGCGAGGAGCCCCTCGATCACCTCGATGAGCGCGTCGCGGTTGGCGACCCGCTCGGGGTTGGTCGCGAACCCGTCGCCGGCCGGGTCGATGTCGAACTCGCGGGCGAAGGCCTGCCACAGCTTCTCGGAGCCGCACGCGATCTGCACGGGCGCGGTCCGCGAGCGGAACATGCCGTACGGCGCGATCGAGGGGTGGTGCCCGCCGGCGAGGCCCGGGACCTCCTTGGCGACGGTCCACTTGGTGCCCTGGAAGGCGTGCACGCCGACCATCCCGGCGAGCAGCGAGGTGTGCACGACGCGGCCCTTGCCGGTGCGCTCGCGCTCGTAGAGGGCGGCGACGACGCCGTACGCGCCGTTCATGCCGGCCAGCAGGTCGGCGATCGGGACGCCGACCTTGGTGGGCTCGGTGAGGCCGGTCAGCGACATCAGGCCGCCCTCGCCCTGGGCGATCTGGTCGAACCCCGAGCGCGTCGCCTCCGGACCGTCGTGGCCGAAGCCGGTGATCTGCAGGACGACCAGCCGCGGGTTGAGCTCGTGGAGCCGGGAGACGGGGAAGCCGAGCCGGTCGAGCACGCCGACGCGGAAGTTCTCCATCAGCACGTCCGCGCGCTCGACGAGCCGGGCGAGGACGTCCTGGTCGGCGGGGTCCTTGAGGTCGAGGGTGATCGACTCCTTGTTGCGGTTCGCCGAGAGGAAGTACGTCGACTCCCGCGACGCGTCGGGGTCCTCGGGGTCCATGAACGGCGGCCCCCAGCTGCGGGTGTCGTCACCGGTGGGGCTCTCCACCTTGATCACCCGGGCGCCGAGGTCGCCGAGCATCATCGCGGCGTGCGGCCCGGCGAGGGCGCGGGTGAGGTCGAGGACCAGGACATCGTCGAGCAGTGCGGACATGCCTGTGACGCTACTGGTACTGCCGGGGCCGCTGAATGGCAACTCTTGCTACGGCGGTGATCACGCCGTTGCACATAGCGTCGGGGTCGTGACCGTACGCCGCCCGTCCGCCCGTCAGCTGATCGAGCTCGTCCTGGACGAGGGGTCCTGGACCTCCTGGGACAGCCGTCCCGTGCGCGAGGGCATCTCACCGGAGTACGCCGCGGAGCTCGCGGCCGCGGAGGAGAAGAGCGGGGTCGACGAGTCCGTGCTGACCGGCGAGGGCCTGATGCGCGGCCGCCGGGTGGCGGTCATCGTCTCGGAGTTCCGCTTCCTCGCCGGGTCGATCGGCCGCGACGCCGCCGACCGGGTGGTGGCGGCGGTCCGGCGGGCGACCGCCGAGGGCATCCCGCTGCTGGCCGCCCCGGCCTCCGGCGGCACCCGGATGCAGGAGGGCACGCCGGCGTTCGTCCGGATGGCCGGCATCTCCGCGGCCGTCGCGGCGCACCGCGCGGCGGGGCTGCCGTACCTCGTCTACCTCCGCCACCCCACGACCGGCGGCGTGATGGCCTCGTGGGGGTCGCTCGGCCAGGTGACGGTGGCCGAGCCGGGCGCGCTCGTCGGCTTCCTGGGCCCCCGGGTCTACGAGGCGCTCTACGGCGAGAAGTTCCCCGAGGGCGTGCAGACCTCGGAGAACCTCCACGCCCACGGCCTCGTCGACGCCGTCGTCGAGCCCGAGGAGATCGCCGACATCCTCGACCGCGCGCTGACGGTGCTGCAGGCCCGCCCGGCCGCGGACGTGCCCGCGACCGAGCAGCCCGACCTGCCCGAGCAGGACGCGTGGGACGCGATCGTGCGCTCGCGCCGCCCCGAGCGCCCCGGCGTCCGCCGGCTCCTGAAGTACGCCGCCACCGACGTCGTCCCCCTCAACGGCACCGGCCAGGGGGAGACCGACCCCGGGCTGCTGCTCGCGCTCGCGCGGTTCGGCGACGCGCCGTGCGTGCTGCTCGGCCAGGACCGCCGCGGCCAGACCCCCGACCGCCCGCTCGGACCGGGCGCGCTGCGCGCCGGTCGCCGGGGAATGCGGCTGGCCGTCGAGCTCGGCCTGCCGCTCGTCACCGTCATCGACACCCCGGGCGCCGCGCTCAGCAAGGCCGCCGAGGAGGGCGGGCTGGCCGGCGAGATCGCCCGGTCGCTCGCCGACCTGGTGACCCTCGAGGCGCCGACGCTGTGCCTGATGCTCGGCGAGGGCAACGGCGGCGCGGCGCTCGCGCTGCTGCCGGCCGACCGGGTCGTGGCCGCCCAGCACGCGTGGCTCTCGCCGCTGCCGCCGGAGGGCGCCAGCGCGATCGTCCACCGCGACACCGACCACGCCGCCGACATGGCGCGGGCCCAGCACGTGCGTGCCCAGGACCTGCGCGACCTCGGCGTGGTCGACCGGATCGTCCCCGAGCTGCCCGACGCCTCGGAGGAACCCGTTGAGTTCTGCCGCCGGATGGGCACGGTGCTGGAGGAGGAGCTCAGCCGGCTCTTCCACGCCGACGTGGCCACGCTGGTCCCGCGCCGCGCGGAGCGCTACACCGGCTGACAGCAGCCCGACCAGGAGGAGAGCCCCGTGCCCGACACCCCGACCGCCGACCAGGACCTCGACGTGCGGGTCGCGCGGGGCAACGGGCTCGGCGACGTGCTCCGGCGCAGCGCCGCCCGCCGCCCCGACAAGCCGGCGATCGTCGACGGCGCCACCGCGCTGACCTACCGCCGGTTCGACGCCGTGGTCGACGCCGTGGCCTGGTCGCTGGAGCGCGACGGCATCGGCGCCGGGGACCGGGTGGCGCTGCTGAGCCGCAACAGCTGGGAGTTCGCGGCGCTGGCCTGGGGCGCCGCGCGGCGCGGCGCCGTGCTGGTCCCGGTCAACTTCATGCTGACCGCCCCGGAGGTCGCCTACCTGCTCGGCGACGCCGAGGTCTCGCTGGCCTTCGCCCAGGACGCGTTCGCCGGCGTGATGACCGAGGCGCTGGAGTCCGCCGGGCTGGCCGCGGCACCCCTGGTGACGATCGGCACGGGCGGCTCGCGCACGTTCGACCAGTGGCTCGAGGACGCACCGGCCGGCTGGGAGGCGCCGTACGTCGACGACGACGCGCCGGTGCGGATCATGTACACCTCCGGCACCGAGTCCCGGCCGAAGGGCGCGATGCTCTCCAGCCGCTCGCTGGTCGCGGAGTACACCAGCTGCATCGTCGACGGCGGCATGTCGGCCGACGACGTCGACCTGCACACGCTGCCGCTCTACCACTGCGCGCAGCTGGACTGCTTCCTCGGCCCGGAC
This window harbors:
- a CDS encoding carbamate kinase, with the translated sequence MRLLLALGGNAMTSPDGSARPEDQIAAAEKAMEAVADLVAEGVDVIVTHGNGPQVGNLLVKNEVAAHVVPPVPLDWCGAQTQGTIGDILVNALDRALGRRGIDRPSAALVTRTRVDADDPAFQKPSKPVGRYLPEDEARRMMEHGETWEDRGERGWRRVVASPEPLEVIDAPAVVALSDAGFVVVANGGGGIPTVRRDDGSLAGVEAVIDKDLGAALLARAIEVDMLVIATDVAHAVLAFGTPEAEDIGEVTLSQMREHAAAGHFAGGSMGPKVDAVCRFVEHSGRPGVITDLGTIVAAANRTAGTIVVPDRKEA
- a CDS encoding SDR family oxidoreductase; translation: MHVAVLGGNGKTGRAVGAALARAGATAHPLGRAASGDLPAALAGADAVHVIAPNLHPDEPAYVATVLDAAVAAGVDRVVHHSVASPYAPAMPHHLRKAVAEDLVRRSGLRWTILQPCAYVQNFVPALRSGGDLEVPYAVDTPFGLVDLHDVAEATAAVLTTDGHAGATYELGGPALVSVADVAAAAADVLGRPVAARRTDPEAWRGEGLDAREQEWLRAMFAYYDRHGLPTGPLPLAALLGREGRAPTSLRAALARDLAGTS
- a CDS encoding carboxyl transferase domain-containing protein, producing the protein MTVRRPSARQLIELVLDEGSWTSWDSRPVREGISPEYAAELAAAEEKSGVDESVLTGEGLMRGRRVAVIVSEFRFLAGSIGRDAADRVVAAVRRATAEGIPLLAAPASGGTRMQEGTPAFVRMAGISAAVAAHRAAGLPYLVYLRHPTTGGVMASWGSLGQVTVAEPGALVGFLGPRVYEALYGEKFPEGVQTSENLHAHGLVDAVVEPEEIADILDRALTVLQARPAADVPATEQPDLPEQDAWDAIVRSRRPERPGVRRLLKYAATDVVPLNGTGQGETDPGLLLALARFGDAPCVLLGQDRRGQTPDRPLGPGALRAGRRGMRLAVELGLPLVTVIDTPGAALSKAAEEGGLAGEIARSLADLVTLEAPTLCLMLGEGNGGAALALLPADRVVAAQHAWLSPLPPEGASAIVHRDTDHAADMARAQHVRAQDLRDLGVVDRIVPELPDASEEPVEFCRRMGTVLEEELSRLFHADVATLVPRRAERYTG
- a CDS encoding ring-opening amidohydrolase; translated protein: MPSAIEVRKVPIHSVADASELAKLIDGGVFAADRVIAIIGKTEGNGGVNDYTRIIADRAFREVLVEKGAPADQVKQVPIVWSGGTDGVISPHATIFATVDVPEDDPTRQEQRLTVGFAMSEAILPEEIGYTAMIKKVADGVKVAMERAGISDPKDVHYVQTKTPLLTIHTIRDAHSRGKEVWTEHTHESMDLSNGVTGLGIAVALGEIDMPSDEDVMKNRDLYSSVASCSSGVELDQAQIVVVGNATGVGGRYRIGHSVMNDALDQDGIWAAIKDAGLDLPERPHHTDLDGKLVNVFLKCEVSGDGQVRGRRNAMLDDSDVHWHRQIKSCVGGVTAAVTGDPAVFVSVSAAHQGPDGGGPVAAIVDLG
- a CDS encoding CaiB/BaiF CoA-transferase family protein, with amino-acid sequence MSALLDDVLVLDLTRALAGPHAAMMLGDLGARVIKVESPTGDDTRSWGPPFMDPEDPDASRESTYFLSANRNKESITLDLKDPADQDVLARLVERADVLMENFRVGVLDRLGFPVSRLHELNPRLVVLQITGFGHDGPEATRSGFDQIAQGEGGLMSLTGLTEPTKVGVPIADLLAGMNGAYGVVAALYERERTGKGRVVHTSLLAGMVGVHAFQGTKWTVAKEVPGLAGGHHPSIAPYGMFRSRTAPVQIACGSEKLWQAFAREFDIDPAGDGFATNPERVANRDALIEVIEGLLADLDAETVLARLDAAGVPAGKVRSLDDVYSWDQTLSQGLLLDVDHPTLGPVQLPGSPLRFDDNAHSGGRETHQAPPTLGQHNDAVRAWLDEA